A window from Citrus sinensis cultivar Valencia sweet orange chromosome 3, DVS_A1.0, whole genome shotgun sequence encodes these proteins:
- the LOC102613176 gene encoding probable inactive patatin-like protein 9, giving the protein MDLSKVTLEIFNKLEQKWLAHCEPTKRTRVLSIDGGGTTGIVAGAALIHLEDQIRLKTGDPHAQIADFFDIIAGTGIGALLASMLVADDGSGRPLFTARDALDLITRRNSELFNAGFSAGFLRRKRRFSGKSMDKVLKEIFMRDDGKVLTLKDTCKPLLVPCFDLNSSAPFVFSRADASESPSFNFELWKACRATSATPSMFKPFALTSVDGKTSCTAVDGGLVMNNPTAAAVTHVLHNKRDFPSVNGVEDLLVLSLGNGPLISGSGPCERKPRSNGECSTSSVVDIVLDGVSETIDQMLGNAFCWNRADYVRIQVNGLISEGVVGPRMEAEVLKERGVESLPFGGKRLLTETNGQRIESFVQRLAASGKTSLPPSPCKESAVSLLSNGR; this is encoded by the exons ATGGACTTGAGTAAGGTAACCCTGGAGATCTTCAACAAGCTCGAGCAAAAATGGCTTGCACATTGCGAACCTACCAAGAGAACTCGAGTCCTCAGCATCGACGGCGGAGGCACCACCGGCATTGTAGCTGGCGCTGCTCTTATCCACCTCGAGGACCAGATCCGTCTCAAAACCGGCGATCCTCATGCTCAAATCGCCGATTTCTTCGACATCATTGCCGGCACCGGCATTGGTGCCCTCCTCGCCTCCATGCTCGTTGCTGATGACGGCTCCGGCCGTCCTCTCTTCACTGCCAGGGACGCCCTCGATTTAATCACTCGTAGGAACTCCGAACTATTCAACGCTGGGTTCTCTGCAGGATTTCTCCGCCGCAAACGTAGATTCTCCGGCAAGAGCATGGATAAGGTGttgaaagaaattttcatGAGAGATGACGGTAAGGTCCTGACTCTGAAGGACACGTGTAAGCCCCTGCTTGTTCCTTGCTTTGACTTGAACAGCTCAGCTCCGTTTGTCTTCTCTCGAGCGGACGCATCCGAGTCACCTAGCTTTAACTTCGAGCTCTGGAAAGCATGTCGCGCCACGTCAGCTACGCCCAGCATGTTCAAGCCATTCGCTTTGACCTCCGTTGACGGCAAGACCAGTTGCACGGCCGTTGACGGTGGTCTAGTCATGAACAACCCAACAGCAGCAGCGGTTACTCATGTGCTGCATAACAAGCGCGATTTTCCGTCGGTTAACGGCGTCGAGGATCTTCTAGTTCTGTCTCTGGGAAACGGTCCGTTAATCAGTGGAAGTGGGCCGTGCGAGAGAAAACCCCGTAGTAACGGTGAGTGCTCCACGTCATCTGTAGTTGACATTGTGCTTGATGGAGTCTCAGAGACCATTGACCAGATGTTGGGGAACGCATTCTGCTGGAACCGTGCTGACTACGTCAGAATTCAG GTAAACGGTTTGATTAGTGAGGGAGTGGTGGGTCCGAGAATGGAAGCAGAAGTGCTGAAAGAGAGAGGAGTGGAGTCTTTACCGTTTGGCGGGAAGCGGTTACTGACGGAGACTAACGGCCAGAGAATTGAGAGCTTCGTGCAACGCCTGGCTGCATCCGGGAAGACCAGTTTGCCTCCCAGTCCCTGCAAGGAATCGGCCGTTAGCCTTCTTTCTAACGGCCGTTAG